Proteins from a genomic interval of Rhizobium etli CFN 42:
- a CDS encoding class I SAM-dependent methyltransferase, with translation MTAKAACSDFLHFFRSWVSNPLRVAAIAPSGDSLARIMTSEIAALDGPIIELGPGTGVFTRALLARGISEADLTLIEYGPEFISALQARFPAARILQMDAAHLAQADIFEGEPVGAVISGLPLLSMSPRKIASILAGVFTYMRPGGAIYQFTYGPRCPVPRPILDRLGLKAVRIGGTVRNLPPASVYRISRRKPLELSRERLRYRDSAAEIDVAAFSGETGG, from the coding sequence ATGACCGCAAAGGCTGCATGCTCCGATTTCCTGCATTTTTTCCGCTCCTGGGTCAGCAATCCGCTTCGAGTGGCCGCCATCGCACCGTCTGGCGATTCCCTGGCCAGGATCATGACCAGCGAAATTGCCGCACTCGATGGGCCGATCATCGAGCTCGGCCCGGGCACCGGGGTGTTTACCCGGGCGCTGCTCGCCCGCGGCATCAGCGAGGCGGATCTCACGCTGATCGAGTATGGCCCGGAATTTATCAGTGCGCTGCAGGCGCGGTTTCCGGCGGCGCGCATATTGCAGATGGATGCTGCCCATCTCGCCCAAGCCGATATCTTCGAAGGAGAACCGGTCGGCGCCGTCATCAGCGGCCTGCCGCTTCTGTCGATGTCGCCGCGCAAGATCGCCTCGATCCTTGCCGGCGTCTTCACCTATATGCGGCCGGGCGGGGCAATCTATCAGTTCACCTATGGCCCGCGCTGCCCGGTGCCGCGGCCGATCCTCGACCGCCTCGGCCTGAAGGCCGTGCGCATCGGCGGCACGGTGCGCAACCTGCCGCCCGCTTCCGTCTACCGGATTTCCCGCCGCAAGCCGCTGGAACTCTCGCGCGAGCGCCTGCGATATCGCGACAGCGCCGCTGAAATCGATGTCGCCGCCTTCTCCGGCGAAACCGGCGGCTGA
- a CDS encoding RidA family protein codes for MAIIEQRLAEMGLELPEPLKVRDGLKLPFTWVRVRGSRAYISGHVACNPDGTLAKPLGKVGAEVSPEQGYASARLVALAHLASLKRAVGDLDRVTAWLRVFAMVNVAPGFNETPLVTNGYSDLILELYGPEAGAHARSSIGMAIPLNAPVNCEAEVEIDG; via the coding sequence ATGGCCATCATCGAACAACGTCTGGCGGAAATGGGTCTGGAACTACCCGAACCCTTGAAGGTTCGCGACGGTCTGAAATTGCCTTTTACCTGGGTTCGGGTGCGCGGCTCCCGCGCTTATATTTCAGGTCACGTCGCCTGCAATCCGGATGGGACATTGGCAAAACCGCTGGGCAAGGTCGGAGCCGAAGTGTCGCCGGAGCAGGGTTACGCATCGGCGCGGCTTGTTGCCCTGGCCCATCTCGCAAGCCTCAAACGCGCCGTCGGAGACCTCGATCGGGTCACGGCCTGGCTGCGCGTTTTCGCCATGGTGAATGTTGCTCCAGGTTTCAATGAGACGCCGCTGGTGACAAACGGCTATTCAGATCTGATACTGGAGCTCTACGGTCCCGAGGCCGGCGCGCACGCCCGCTCGTCCATCGGCATGGCCATCCCGTTGAATGCGCCGGTAAATTGCGAAGCGGAAGTCGAAATCGACGGTTGA
- a CDS encoding 4-hydroxyproline epimerase codes for MRWKRTIQLLDVHAEGEIGRVAIGGVPKIPGETIAAQLHWLNTDPKGDELRRFLCLEPRGAPIGSVNLLLPARHPDADAAFIILQPDQAHASSGSNSICVTTALLESGIVEMQEPETIVTLETAAGLVKATATCRDGRCEKVKLTMVPSFVHELDVEIDTPHWGKIKADLCYGGIFYALVDVGQINLTIEKANAAGLVQAGMILKELINRDIKVVHPEIPAISGVAYVMFRDTEADGTVRTCTTMWPGRADRSPCGTGNSANLATLHARGKAKVGDVFTSKSIIGSEFEVGLQAVTEVAGRPAVIPTITGRGFTFGLTQVALDPFDPHPGGFALTDVWGPSAGEI; via the coding sequence ATGAGATGGAAGCGCACGATCCAGCTGCTGGACGTTCATGCCGAGGGTGAGATCGGCCGCGTCGCGATCGGCGGCGTTCCGAAGATTCCCGGCGAAACCATCGCCGCGCAGCTGCACTGGCTGAACACCGATCCGAAAGGCGACGAGCTCCGCCGCTTCCTGTGCCTGGAGCCGCGGGGTGCCCCGATCGGCTCGGTCAACCTGCTGCTGCCGGCAAGGCATCCCGACGCCGACGCCGCCTTCATCATCCTGCAGCCTGACCAGGCGCATGCGAGCTCCGGCTCGAATTCGATCTGCGTGACGACGGCGTTGCTCGAATCCGGCATTGTCGAGATGCAGGAGCCGGAGACAATCGTGACGCTGGAGACCGCCGCCGGTCTGGTCAAGGCGACGGCGACCTGCCGCGACGGGCGCTGCGAGAAGGTGAAGCTCACGATGGTGCCCTCCTTCGTGCATGAGCTCGACGTCGAGATCGACACGCCGCATTGGGGAAAGATCAAGGCCGATCTCTGCTATGGCGGCATCTTCTATGCGCTCGTCGATGTCGGCCAGATCAATCTCACGATCGAGAAGGCCAATGCCGCCGGCCTTGTCCAGGCCGGCATGATCCTGAAAGAGCTAATCAATCGCGATATCAAGGTCGTCCATCCCGAAATCCCGGCAATTTCGGGCGTCGCCTATGTGATGTTCCGCGATACCGAGGCCGACGGCACGGTGCGCACCTGCACCACCATGTGGCCGGGCCGAGCCGACCGCTCGCCCTGCGGCACCGGCAATTCGGCCAATCTCGCCACCCTTCATGCCCGCGGCAAGGCCAAGGTCGGCGACGTCTTCACCTCGAAATCGATCATCGGCTCGGAGTTCGAGGTCGGCCTGCAGGCGGTGACCGAGGTCGCCGGCCGCCCGGCGGTCATTCCCACCATCACCGGCCGCGGCTTCACCTTCGGCCTCACCCAGGTGGCCCTCGACCCCTTCGACCCGCATCCCGGCGGCTTCGCGCTGACGGATGTCTGGGGGCCGTCGGCGGGGGAGATCTGA
- a CDS encoding aldo/keto reductase, with amino-acid sequence MASHNAAKSGTFKIGGEIEVNRLGFGAMRVTGKGIWGEPEDHAESIRTLKRLPELGVNFIDTADSYGPDVSEWLIKEALHPYGGKSVVATKGGLTRHGPDIWLPVGRPEYLIQQAHKSLRNLGVERIDLWQLHRIDAKVPAREQFDAIRSLLDAGLIRHAGLSEVSVAEIEAASKHFKVATVQNRYNLVDRTSEDVLDYCAKHNIGFIPWYPLAAGDLAKSGSLLDTIAKKHNAAPSQIALAWVLKRSPVMLPIPGTSKVKHLEENVAAVDISLSDEEFSALDAEGRKAFKAD; translated from the coding sequence ATGGCCAGTCACAACGCAGCCAAGTCAGGCACTTTCAAGATCGGCGGCGAGATCGAGGTCAACCGCCTCGGTTTCGGCGCCATGCGCGTCACCGGCAAGGGCATCTGGGGCGAGCCCGAAGATCACGCTGAATCGATCCGCACACTGAAGCGCCTGCCGGAGCTTGGCGTCAATTTCATCGATACGGCCGATTCCTACGGTCCCGACGTTTCCGAATGGCTGATCAAGGAGGCGCTGCATCCCTATGGCGGCAAGTCCGTCGTCGCCACCAAGGGCGGACTGACCCGCCACGGCCCCGACATCTGGCTGCCGGTCGGCCGTCCGGAATATCTGATCCAGCAGGCGCATAAGAGCCTGCGCAATCTCGGGGTCGAGCGCATCGATCTCTGGCAGCTTCACCGCATCGATGCGAAAGTGCCGGCCAGGGAACAGTTCGATGCGATCAGATCGCTGCTCGACGCCGGCCTCATCCGCCATGCCGGTTTGAGCGAAGTCTCCGTCGCCGAAATCGAGGCGGCCTCGAAGCACTTCAAGGTCGCCACCGTCCAGAACCGCTATAATCTCGTCGATCGCACCAGCGAGGATGTGCTCGATTATTGCGCCAAGCACAATATCGGCTTCATCCCCTGGTACCCGCTGGCCGCCGGCGACCTCGCCAAATCAGGTTCGCTGCTCGACACGATCGCCAAAAAGCACAATGCTGCGCCGAGCCAGATTGCGCTCGCCTGGGTGCTGAAGCGCAGCCCGGTGATGCTGCCGATCCCCGGCACGTCGAAGGTCAAGCATCTGGAAGAAAATGTTGCGGCTGTTGATATCAGCCTCTCGGACGAGGAGTTCTCGGCGCTCGATGCTGAGGGCCGGAAAGCGTTCAAGGCTGATTGA
- a CDS encoding TetR/AcrR family transcriptional regulator, whose amino-acid sequence MGRRREFDEEAVLKGAMHVFRKHGYQGASIRDLEEATGLKGGSIYHAFGDKAGLFDAAFRHYNRAVLEGRLERFAPPGSDLKGVRELFLSLLHEPDNGSLGCLITNTAVEFGGNINTHPRVEAALGLLRSTFRSRLGEPSTSDRDADEAKADRTAVRLLAFYQGLLVLIRGGEDKASLRQAIEDEFNQLETLL is encoded by the coding sequence GTGGGCAGAAGGCGGGAATTCGATGAGGAAGCGGTGCTGAAGGGGGCGATGCACGTCTTTCGCAAACACGGCTATCAAGGTGCGTCGATCCGAGACCTCGAAGAGGCGACGGGCCTCAAAGGCGGAAGCATCTATCACGCCTTCGGCGACAAGGCCGGGCTCTTCGACGCGGCGTTCAGACATTACAATCGGGCGGTCCTGGAGGGGCGGCTCGAGCGATTTGCGCCGCCGGGGAGCGACCTTAAAGGCGTGCGCGAACTGTTCCTTTCACTGCTGCATGAGCCCGACAATGGCTCCCTGGGCTGCCTGATCACCAACACGGCCGTGGAGTTCGGCGGTAACATCAACACGCATCCCCGCGTCGAGGCAGCGCTCGGTCTCCTTCGCAGCACGTTCCGCTCGAGACTCGGCGAGCCGTCGACCTCGGATCGAGACGCGGACGAAGCCAAGGCGGACAGGACAGCCGTCCGTCTACTTGCCTTCTATCAAGGCCTGCTCGTGCTCATTCGCGGCGGCGAAGACAAAGCGAGCCTGCGGCAGGCGATCGAAGACGAATTCAATCAACTGGAGACACTGTTATGA
- a CDS encoding winged helix-turn-helix domain-containing tetratricopeptide repeat protein gives MNSQHIAFGHFEFSAENGCLLRDDRPVAIGARGASLLAVLLAAQGGVVSKSALMDAVWPGLAVEESNLSVQIAALRKLLGPASDGSEWIATVPRVGYRFSGRVESACDGTDGEWHAQAGSKLGIAVLPFENPGGDAEKQYLADGIADNLIIALTRFRWLRVASRGASFKDRNGSRDPRAVGLALGVNFLVDGAIRYTGDRIRISVHLAEATKGATVWSEHYDLQLAEIFAVQDAIAERIAAAVEPELLLRHGLAVAPHTGNITAWDLVRQGTFNFHKVSKPTHLLARRFFREAVELDPMLPEAQIWRARVNAGLIAYGWTDDPAADGQEGLTAALRAIYLDARNPYSHYALAIVSAYTGRADQAILAAERSIELGSSFALGHLVLGMARLFSGDAAGARRPLSRGLELNPHDPQNGVWFSLLMLALFFSDDVEGALEVGHTALKARPDWPALLRIHACCHMDLGNIEQARRFAAAASSLPEAAGDALGPFREGNTEWAARLEQLLREAEL, from the coding sequence ATGAACAGTCAGCACATTGCATTCGGCCATTTCGAGTTCAGCGCCGAGAACGGATGCCTGCTTCGTGACGATCGGCCTGTCGCCATTGGCGCCCGCGGCGCTTCGCTACTTGCCGTTCTGCTTGCGGCGCAAGGGGGCGTCGTTTCCAAATCGGCTCTGATGGATGCCGTTTGGCCGGGATTGGCCGTTGAGGAAAGTAATCTTTCCGTTCAGATTGCTGCGCTTCGCAAGCTGCTCGGTCCGGCATCGGACGGCAGCGAATGGATCGCCACCGTCCCACGGGTCGGCTACAGGTTTTCCGGCCGGGTGGAGAGCGCATGCGACGGAACCGACGGCGAGTGGCATGCGCAAGCCGGATCCAAATTGGGGATCGCAGTCCTGCCGTTCGAAAATCCAGGCGGCGACGCCGAGAAGCAATATCTGGCCGACGGGATCGCCGACAACCTGATCATAGCGCTCACCCGGTTTCGATGGCTGCGCGTCGCATCACGCGGTGCGAGTTTCAAAGACAGGAACGGCTCCAGGGATCCGCGCGCAGTCGGGCTGGCACTCGGTGTCAATTTTCTGGTGGATGGGGCTATCCGCTATACAGGCGATCGAATCCGGATATCGGTGCACCTCGCCGAGGCGACGAAGGGCGCGACCGTCTGGTCCGAACATTACGATCTTCAGCTGGCCGAGATTTTCGCGGTGCAAGACGCCATCGCCGAGCGGATCGCCGCGGCAGTCGAACCCGAGCTGCTGTTGCGCCACGGGCTTGCCGTGGCTCCCCACACCGGCAACATCACCGCCTGGGACCTCGTTCGGCAAGGCACATTCAATTTCCACAAGGTCTCGAAGCCGACCCACCTTCTGGCAAGGCGTTTTTTCCGCGAGGCCGTCGAGCTCGACCCCATGCTTCCGGAGGCGCAGATCTGGCGCGCGCGGGTCAACGCCGGCCTCATCGCCTACGGCTGGACCGACGATCCCGCCGCGGATGGTCAGGAAGGATTAACTGCCGCCCTGCGGGCGATCTACCTCGACGCGCGAAACCCGTACTCGCATTATGCGCTGGCGATCGTGTCGGCCTATACGGGCCGAGCCGACCAGGCGATCCTCGCCGCGGAACGGTCGATCGAGCTCGGTTCAAGCTTCGCTCTCGGACATCTCGTCCTTGGCATGGCCCGGCTCTTTTCCGGTGATGCCGCCGGCGCACGCAGACCTTTGTCTCGCGGCCTCGAACTCAATCCGCATGATCCGCAGAACGGGGTCTGGTTCAGCCTGCTGATGCTTGCACTGTTCTTTTCAGATGACGTCGAGGGCGCGCTGGAAGTGGGGCATACAGCCTTAAAGGCGCGGCCCGACTGGCCGGCGCTGCTGCGCATACACGCGTGCTGCCATATGGATCTCGGAAATATTGAGCAGGCTCGCCGGTTTGCCGCTGCTGCCAGCAGCCTGCCGGAAGCTGCTGGTGATGCGCTTGGGCCGTTCAGAGAGGGCAACACGGAATGGGCGGCCCGTCTTGAGCAGTTGCTACGTGAGGCCGAACTTTAA
- a CDS encoding NAD(P)/FAD-dependent oxidoreductase, with amino-acid sequence MADETKKRVVVVGAGVIGASIAFELQRRGREVTLIDKGEPGRGTSFGNMASIALDFAAGSGPSTWKKIPGWLLDPEGPVWLRPSYAAKMLPWFLRFLAAGRPSRLREIEDAGMSLSLRALADFREMLQAIGASELLTEEGCLAIYETEAEFTADRGHLAMMQRYGLEFEVLSNGAIQYHEPALSPAIAKAVLLPDNKSVRDPYKLVVKLADAALAAGATFVSGTVRNIERKGDGSVVVLLDNGSRVEAASVVLAAGVHTRSLAAKLGEPIPLETERGYHTQIMKPGISMRYSVIWPHRAFMVTPTAGGIRVGGNVELAGLDAAPDFRRPRVLVRHAQRVLPGLKVEEATEWMGHRPALPDTIPIISPSSKMPGVFYATGHGHLGLTYAATTARLIGDMVSRAKPSVDMTPFRIDRY; translated from the coding sequence ATGGCGGATGAGACGAAGAAGAGGGTGGTCGTCGTCGGCGCAGGGGTGATCGGAGCCTCGATAGCCTTCGAGCTGCAGCGGCGTGGCCGTGAGGTGACGCTGATCGATAAGGGTGAGCCGGGACGCGGCACTTCCTTCGGCAATATGGCGAGCATCGCGCTCGATTTCGCCGCCGGCTCCGGGCCGTCGACCTGGAAGAAAATCCCGGGCTGGCTACTCGATCCTGAAGGCCCGGTCTGGCTGCGGCCTTCCTATGCGGCAAAGATGCTGCCCTGGTTCCTGCGTTTCCTCGCCGCCGGCCGCCCGTCGCGCCTCAGAGAAATCGAAGACGCCGGCATGAGCCTGTCGCTGCGGGCGCTCGCCGACTTCCGCGAGATGCTGCAGGCGATCGGCGCATCCGAGCTGCTGACCGAGGAAGGTTGCCTGGCGATCTACGAGACGGAGGCTGAGTTTACCGCCGATCGTGGCCACCTCGCCATGATGCAGCGCTATGGCCTCGAATTCGAGGTGTTGAGCAACGGCGCCATCCAATATCATGAGCCGGCGCTTTCGCCGGCGATCGCCAAAGCGGTGCTGCTCCCCGACAACAAGTCGGTCCGCGATCCCTACAAGCTGGTTGTCAAACTGGCCGACGCCGCCCTGGCGGCCGGCGCAACCTTCGTCTCAGGTACCGTCAGGAATATCGAACGCAAGGGCGATGGCAGCGTCGTCGTCCTCCTCGACAATGGCAGCCGTGTCGAGGCGGCTTCCGTTGTGCTTGCCGCCGGCGTCCACACCCGGTCCCTGGCGGCCAAGCTCGGCGAACCGATCCCGCTGGAGACCGAGCGCGGCTATCACACGCAGATTATGAAGCCGGGCATATCCATGCGCTACTCGGTGATCTGGCCGCATCGCGCCTTCATGGTGACGCCGACGGCCGGCGGCATCCGCGTCGGTGGCAATGTCGAACTCGCCGGTCTCGACGCCGCTCCCGATTTCCGCCGGCCGCGGGTGCTGGTACGCCACGCCCAGCGGGTGCTGCCGGGGCTGAAGGTCGAGGAGGCGACGGAATGGATGGGCCATCGCCCAGCCCTGCCCGATACGATCCCGATCATCTCGCCGTCGTCGAAAATGCCGGGCGTTTTCTATGCGACCGGTCATGGCCATCTCGGCTTGACATACGCTGCGACGACAGCGCGGTTGATCGGCGATATGGTGAGCAGAGCAAAACCGTCGGTCGATATGACCCCGTTCCGCATAGACCGATACTGA
- a CDS encoding cupin domain-containing protein → MKNEAAQPKNSSGVTAKVVSGSDSHIAQQGSVYRSGVSAESVGSTMLWLGRISLPAGRRTSAHRHEGHETALLMTAGQEIEIWSGAKLERCETVRPGDYLFIPAGVPHVAVNRSLEDAEFLGARNDPAANESVILMPELDGIVP, encoded by the coding sequence ATGAAGAACGAAGCAGCCCAGCCGAAAAATTCTTCTGGAGTAACCGCGAAGGTCGTCAGTGGCAGCGACAGCCATATCGCCCAGCAGGGATCCGTCTACCGCTCGGGCGTCTCGGCTGAGAGCGTCGGATCGACCATGCTGTGGCTCGGGAGGATTTCGCTGCCCGCAGGCAGGCGTACCAGCGCCCATCGCCACGAGGGACACGAAACCGCCCTTCTCATGACCGCCGGCCAGGAGATCGAGATCTGGTCGGGCGCGAAGCTCGAACGCTGCGAAACGGTGCGCCCCGGTGACTACCTGTTCATTCCTGCCGGCGTTCCGCACGTCGCCGTCAATCGCAGCCTGGAAGACGCCGAGTTCCTCGGTGCCCGCAACGACCCCGCGGCGAACGAGAGCGTCATCCTCATGCCGGAGCTTGACGGCATCGTACCCTGA
- a CDS encoding putative bifunctional diguanylate cyclase/phosphodiesterase: MPRIQLTRPQVEILGWLAIFLLLFSLSWRFQWHGELDEFIERHHHYPLDHALLALNISGFLGLIYSALRIRDLSREVDRRLQAEKHVDWIACHDTLTELPNRRFLESMCAQAMTDKSAEETYAVFSIDLDGFKKVNDLLGHDHGDAVLKTVAQRLSSLFSREHVFRLGGDEFVVLVRRVGNPDLVALGNRIVSAIGKPFTFNGVAVDLGASVGVALYPENGDELGQVIRHSDCAMYVAKKQGRNLVKPFVPSMQEELAKRVRIEGDLRAAIRQGEIVPYYQPLVDLKANKIIGFEALARWKSASGDFIPPSEFIPVAEEAGLIVELTDQLLRRACTDALSWPNELVLSFNLSPIQLSDRLLGLRILKILGDVGLPAHRVELEVTESAIIQDAVTARIVLDDLVNAGVRIALDDFGTGYSSLSQLSNYRFDKIKIDRSFVASFETDDKQDIVIKAIIALGAGLGVMITAEGIEEQSQLQRLQDLGCDIGQGYLLGRPAPIEEITAHQVDSMQRR; this comes from the coding sequence ATGCCTCGCATCCAACTGACCAGACCCCAGGTGGAGATACTGGGCTGGCTTGCGATCTTCCTGCTTCTCTTCAGCCTTTCCTGGCGCTTCCAGTGGCATGGGGAGCTTGATGAGTTCATCGAGCGGCATCACCACTACCCGCTCGACCACGCACTGCTTGCCCTGAACATCTCCGGGTTTTTGGGGCTCATCTATTCCGCGCTCAGGATCCGGGATCTTTCGAGGGAAGTTGATCGCAGGCTGCAGGCCGAAAAGCACGTCGATTGGATTGCCTGTCACGACACGCTGACCGAGCTGCCGAACCGCAGGTTTCTGGAGTCGATGTGCGCGCAGGCGATGACCGATAAATCGGCAGAAGAAACCTATGCCGTGTTCAGCATCGACCTCGACGGCTTCAAGAAGGTCAATGATCTCTTGGGGCACGACCACGGCGACGCGGTGCTGAAGACTGTCGCTCAGCGGCTCTCGTCGCTCTTCTCCCGCGAGCACGTTTTTCGCCTTGGCGGAGACGAGTTTGTGGTCCTGGTGCGGCGGGTCGGAAATCCCGACCTCGTCGCCTTGGGGAACCGCATCGTCAGCGCGATCGGCAAGCCGTTCACATTCAATGGTGTCGCCGTCGATCTCGGCGCCAGTGTCGGCGTCGCACTATATCCCGAGAACGGCGATGAGCTCGGTCAAGTCATCCGGCATTCGGATTGTGCGATGTATGTCGCGAAAAAGCAGGGCCGCAATCTGGTGAAGCCCTTCGTGCCTTCGATGCAGGAGGAGCTGGCGAAACGGGTGAGAATAGAAGGCGATCTGCGGGCGGCCATCCGCCAGGGCGAGATCGTTCCCTATTATCAGCCGCTCGTCGACCTCAAGGCGAACAAGATCATCGGCTTTGAGGCGCTGGCGCGCTGGAAATCGGCTTCCGGCGACTTCATCCCGCCGAGCGAATTCATTCCAGTGGCGGAGGAAGCCGGCCTGATCGTCGAATTGACGGACCAACTGCTTCGCCGCGCCTGCACCGATGCGCTTTCCTGGCCAAACGAGCTTGTCCTGTCGTTCAACCTTTCACCGATCCAGCTGAGCGACCGGTTGCTGGGCCTCAGAATTCTCAAGATATTGGGCGATGTCGGCCTGCCCGCACACAGGGTCGAGCTTGAGGTGACGGAGAGCGCCATCATCCAGGACGCCGTCACCGCACGCATTGTCCTCGACGATCTGGTGAATGCGGGAGTCAGGATTGCGCTCGATGATTTTGGGACAGGCTATTCGAGCCTCTCCCAGCTGTCCAACTACCGGTTCGACAAGATCAAGATCGACAGGAGTTTCGTCGCTTCGTTCGAGACCGATGACAAGCAGGACATAGTGATCAAGGCCATCATCGCGCTCGGCGCCGGGCTCGGCGTAATGATTACGGCCGAAGGCATCGAAGAGCAGAGCCAACTTCAGCGACTGCAGGATCTCGGCTGTGACATCGGCCAGGGATATCTGTTGGGCAGACCTGCGCCGATTGAGGAGATCACCGCACATCAAGTCGACAGCATGCAGCGTCGTTGA
- a CDS encoding nuclear transport factor 2 family protein, translating into MTPEALWNRYAAIWSLDADVREPEMSACLADDVTYCDPNGVITGRAGLSAYMAGFKESVPAGRFIILSVLHHNERSLARWELRHEDETVLQTGTSFAAMADGRLSAITGFFDPLAGQHHG; encoded by the coding sequence ATGACGCCTGAGGCGCTATGGAATCGATATGCGGCCATCTGGTCGCTGGACGCGGACGTGCGCGAGCCGGAAATGTCGGCTTGCCTCGCCGACGATGTGACCTATTGCGATCCGAATGGAGTGATCACCGGGCGAGCCGGCCTCTCGGCTTACATGGCTGGCTTCAAGGAGAGCGTACCGGCAGGCCGGTTCATAATATTGAGTGTCCTCCATCACAATGAACGTTCGCTGGCACGCTGGGAACTGCGCCACGAGGACGAGACCGTCCTGCAAACGGGGACAAGCTTCGCGGCGATGGCCGATGGCCGGCTCAGCGCGATCACCGGCTTCTTCGATCCTCTGGCAGGGCAGCACCATGGGTAG
- a CDS encoding alpha/beta hydrolase, whose amino-acid sequence MIGKWRASRAARAGLLVASLAVAGCGGRPVGVMQAAGTVPPGTSKIDLLVATTRAADDNPAVLFSGERGTGLAVNAVDVSIPPEANRKVGQVQWPKRLPADPLRDFVTVSVDPLEGERAGESWLKSHMPKSRRVLVFVHGFNNRYEDAVYRFAQIVHDSHADVAPVVFTWPSRASIFDYNYDKESTNYSRDALEELLTRTAANPAVSDVTVMAHSMGTWLTVEALRQMAIRNGQVASKINNVILASPDLDVDVFGRQFMSLGKDRPHFTIFVSRDDRALALSRRISGNIDRLGQIDPSAEPYRSKLEAAGITVLDLTKLKGGDRLNHGKFAESPEVVKLIGDRLIAGQTITDSNVGLGEAVGAVAMGAAQTAGSAVGVAVSTPIAIFDPRTRRNYDAQLKRLGQSVDNTVGSVGDSVGASLPATQ is encoded by the coding sequence ATGATCGGCAAATGGCGCGCCTCGCGTGCGGCTCGGGCAGGGCTTCTGGTTGCATCGCTTGCGGTCGCCGGCTGCGGCGGCAGGCCGGTTGGCGTCATGCAGGCGGCCGGCACAGTGCCGCCGGGGACGTCGAAGATCGATCTCCTGGTGGCGACGACGCGCGCTGCCGACGACAATCCGGCCGTGCTTTTCTCCGGCGAACGCGGCACGGGGCTTGCCGTTAACGCCGTCGATGTTTCGATCCCTCCGGAAGCCAACCGCAAGGTCGGCCAGGTGCAATGGCCGAAGCGGTTGCCGGCCGATCCGCTTCGTGACTTCGTCACCGTTTCCGTCGATCCGCTCGAGGGCGAGCGCGCGGGCGAGAGCTGGCTGAAGAGCCATATGCCGAAGAGCCGCCGCGTGCTCGTCTTCGTGCACGGCTTCAACAACCGTTACGAAGACGCCGTCTACCGCTTCGCCCAGATCGTCCATGATTCACATGCCGATGTCGCGCCCGTGGTCTTTACTTGGCCGTCGCGCGCCAGCATCTTCGACTACAATTACGACAAGGAAAGCACCAACTATTCCCGCGATGCGCTGGAAGAGCTGCTGACCCGCACCGCCGCCAATCCCGCGGTCAGCGACGTCACGGTCATGGCCCATTCGATGGGTACCTGGCTGACCGTCGAAGCACTCCGCCAGATGGCGATCCGCAACGGTCAGGTCGCTTCGAAGATCAACAATGTCATCCTTGCCTCGCCGGATCTCGATGTCGACGTCTTCGGCCGGCAGTTCATGAGCCTCGGCAAAGACCGTCCGCATTTCACCATCTTCGTCTCCCGCGATGATCGCGCCTTGGCCCTGTCACGGCGCATCTCTGGCAATATCGATCGCCTCGGCCAGATCGACCCCTCGGCCGAGCCCTATCGCAGCAAGCTCGAAGCAGCCGGCATCACCGTGCTCGATCTGACCAAGCTCAAGGGCGGTGACCGGCTGAACCATGGCAAATTCGCCGAAAGCCCCGAAGTGGTGAAGCTGATCGGCGATCGGCTGATCGCCGGACAGACGATCACCGATTCCAATGTCGGGCTCGGCGAGGCGGTCGGCGCCGTGGCGATGGGGGCGGCTCAGACCGCCGGAAGTGCCGTCGGTGTCGCCGTCAGCACGCCGATCGCGATCTTCGATCCGCGCACCCGGCGTAACTACGACGCCCAGCTGAAGCGTCTCGGCCAGTCGGTGGACAATACCGTCGGTTCGGTCGGCGACAGCGTCGGCGCCAGCCTGCCCGCCACCCAGTAA